Genomic segment of Schistocerca piceifrons isolate TAMUIC-IGC-003096 chromosome 1, iqSchPice1.1, whole genome shotgun sequence:
GAGATAGGTAACAACTGAATGGAAGTAGAGCTGACAGTGTCGGTAATCTCTTGGCTTCATTAAGCTACAATGTTGTGTAGGCACTGTTTTCCCCACACATGACATCAATATCCACCAGCAGAATACACAAGAGTTAGTGCAGCAGGACTAAAAAGTACTGGCATATACACCCCAACAGCTTCTGGCAATCTTGCAAAGTACTTTCATTCATAAAACACATCTCTCAGATAATGTGAACTGTTTGAAAGCCAGATGCAACCCAGAGTGATTCCTTGATATATTTGATTGTTATAGAGTACTTCAATTCCATCAAAAGTCTAGTGTAGCTCCCTTTGGGATGGGCATtcatacatattccacacattatcCCACACTGAGGCAGTGCGGAAATCCCTGAATCAATGCCCCAGATTAACAATGGTGGAAGTGATCCATGAAGAAAAAGTGGAATATCTTAAATTTGACTACTGTCGTACCTGGAGAGAGTAGTAATGTTCTGGCATTAAAGTTTTATTAATAAGAGTGCTCTAAGAATATTTGGCAAATGTCTCAGAAAGACCTCCTCATATTTATTTCAAAGACTTGGATACTGTGTTGAGCAACATTACTTCCAGCAGTGCTCCAGACTGCACTATTCAGAGAAGACAATCAGAAATTTACACAGCAACAGTCAAACTACAGTTGAGCTAAAAATCAATAGTTGTAGCTCATCTGAACAACAAAACTATGATAAATATATTCAATGAGACAGAACATTACATGCAATAGTACAGTCTCACAGGCCATCTGCATTGTAGTTCATGTTTAGTCCTTACTTTCCCAAAACAAATTGTTTTATTCATATTAACCCTAAGGTGATGTACTGTGcatcaaacataaaaaaaataaagagcCACAAGCTAACCTGATGAAAAATTTACCACGGGAGAATGTGGGTTACATGAAGCAAGGTCTAAATAGGTACAGAAATATTTTGTAGCAACGACTTTATTCATATTTGTTCACTGAACAGTGGAATTGCACCAGCTGTTTTGTTTTGGGAATGgtaatttttgtgcaaacatgtcTTTCATTACAGCTTTTGGTTTGTTTAATGAATGGCAAAAATATATTACTTTCATAAGGACTAGAAGCATTACACTCGGCTGAAATTTTCAAACAAGCCCTTGGTGGCTAAAATATATCATGTGGTGAACACATTACATGAGCCAAGAGGGAGCAGAAACACTTTACAGTAAAGGATGAATTTCACCCCTAGTGAACTATAATCTATTATTTATTCAAAACTGCTGTTACAGCTAATATGTTTTTACTGTGGTTAAACATCATTCAACCTCTTACTCCCTTTTACTATAAGGCATAAGCAACAGCTTATCTAAAGCCTTTCTATGTGTATTTGTTACAACTCAAAGACTCAGAACTGTGACAAACCACTGTTAAatgagatatatttaatagtatcATCACTGTAGTGTTCATTTCCAATGTGTGCGTTCATTATTTGCAGACAAACTTGCAAATGAGAATACAGCATGAGTATCTTAACTaaattatcaatacagcattatacAGGAAAATCATTTCTAACAGCAGCAATTATAaattataataccatacaacaattTACAAAATACTGATGACCAACATTTCTACTTCCCATACCAGTCTTATGATTGTATGAAGTATGGGAAGATTGATTTCTTaagattaaggaaatgtaaatgTACTGACAAACAGCACTGAGCTGTAGACACGTCCTTTAGTATGGGTACATGGGAAGCAGAGTggatgtaaaatatttttttgtagcgATTAGTTGGTCCACAAATGTTTACAGAGAGCCTTCAATCTTAATGAGCTCCAGGATGCCATCATTCATTTCCTTCACAGCATCATACTCTGTTAGACCCATGCGCCTCTTGTTAGAAATGTCATACACGCCACCCTCAGCCTCTGTGTGCTCACCACGTGTTCCACGGACCTGTGAAAGGATAATTTTTTTATTAGAGTCTATACAATTTTCCAGAAGAAACTCTTTTCTTGTGTGCCATAATGGGCCAGATGTTCTGCAGACAGTAACAATCTTAAACAGGCCCTGAGTATGCACAAAGTACAGAAGTCAAGTAAGTTGTCAAGCTATACTAGAACATCTCAAAACAGCTAAAAGACTATGGTGCAATAGATGCTTGCCAAGTATTTTTCTGGTTTAAGTTTCCAGAGGTGCACAAGTTGTGAAAGCACCACAAAGTTAACAGATCACACCACAAAACAGCTCTAGGTGAGCAATTTAAGGATGTTTGTGATAAACCATGCAGCTTCTGATAAGGAAGCATGCATTTTAAGATTTACCAAGGGTCAGCTAGCTTTCATTCTATGCATTGGTTAATTTTATTCTGATCAGGCAGTGCATAAAAAATTTAAAGGTGCCTGCATTTATGAGCCACTAGGTGCCCTTTTTTTAAGCACTTACTGTCATACTGCTTCCACATAATGCAGCCCCTGTAACCCTTTATATATTTTTGGAATTCTGCAAACAACCTCCTAGAAACACACACATTCCTTACCTGGAGGTTAAATTTTCCAGCAACTTCCTCCAGCTTTGTCCTGTCAGCTGCAAGTTTTGGCAGCTTTATGTGGACAGAGGCACGAAGCGTTGTTCCCAGGTTGGTGGGGCAGAATGTGAGGAAACCCAGACGGTCATCATGTGAGAAAGGAATGCGCTTCTCAATTTCATTCACAGCATGTACAAGACGACGGTAAACCTGAAATTCACAAGAAAAGTTAGTCACTTTTTCACAACACATTTATCTTAGAGTTTTTCACTGTATTTGACAAACCTGTCCCAAGTCGCCACCAGGCTGCATAGAGATGATTCGGAGGTGATCTTCCTCATTGCACCAAACCAAGAAGGTCTTGTTGTCATTGTGGTAAATACCACGACCACTGGGCCAAAATCTGCATGCATTGGCAGCCTAtaacaaatttattattattattcacaatgAAGAAAAGGATTACTCCAAATTTCACCTATGGCAAACATTTTACGAAGTGTTAAAAAATCTGAGATTAACTCAGAGCTGTGCAAATGAATTGAAATAGTGTTATCAAAATGACGTCTCATTAAAATAGGGGAATTTTGCAAATTTGACAAATGTAATTCACTTCCAGTCACATAAAGCTTATATAGTACAACTAGATTATTTTTCACCACTGATACCACATTCAGAATATGATGCTTTTGAAGTAtttatgaaaaagtaaaaaaataaccaCATAAAACTCCAGTTGCTCACCTGCAGGAACCTGTCACCCTCCTTGAACAGGAAATGGTCATCAATGAGCTTCTGTTGCACTTCCTTGCTCATGCCAGTCAGAGGGTAGAACTGACCCTTGAGCTCACCCTCCAAACTAGACAGTGTGGTGGAAACTTTCTGCTCCATTTCTTTGTACTGTGCCTCTGTCAAGCAAGGGTTAAATGGGTAGCCCTGCATGGAGCGACCACAGCGGACACGGGTGGAAATGACGTATTCGCCGTTGGGGTCCAGGTTGGCCAACGTGTCGACATCACCGAAGTTCTTCGGTGGGTGCTTATCAGTCTTCTTGAAGCCACCATGGTAGTCCTCAATGATGGGGTCAAACAGGTCAGCAAAAACGGTGTATGCCTCTGCATCAGGAGCATAGATACCAACACCAGAGTCATGATTCTCGAGACCTGGGAACAGGAAAGTCCATTAAACTTCTTTATGGTTTAATATCCACAGCTGACACTTTAATGCTACTTATGCAATTAACTTTAAACATGATTTATTCACAGTTCAAAGTTTCTCACTTTATTAACAGTAAGTTGTTCCTTTCCCAAAGATACAACGGAATACGACTTTAAACTAAGAAAAATGCTACTGTCATACACACAATTCTGCACTTCAAACGCTCTTCCTTTCATTGTTTTAAGATAACTGATTCACTGTTAACTGAAATTCTTATAGCTGAACTTTTCATAtttaatatctttaaaaatgtAGATTGTGCTAgaatgatttttcactctgcagcggagtgtgcactgatataaaacttcttggcagattaaaactgtgtaccggactgagactaactcgggacctttgcctttcgccaggctgtggctaagctatgtctctataatatcctttcttccaggagtgctagttctgcaaggttcgtagaagagcttctgtgaagtttggaaagtaggagacgaggtactggcggaagtaaagctgtgaggacaaggcgtgagtcctgcttgggtagctcagatggtagagcaattgcctgcgaaatgcgaaggtctcgagtttgagtcttggtccaccacacagttttaatctgccaggaagtttcgtagatTGTGCTGTTGTTATATCTGGGGATTGTCTTATTTTCTTTGATACACTTTTAACACTGTTCTCTTAACTATATCACCTAAATGACAATCATTTCAGGCTATAATGTGCTGCTTACATGCTAATTTTACAGAAATGCTGTTTTGCTGCCACACCCATCTAAGATCTCTAACTCAATCAGTCCTATTTAACATCAAATCACCCAGTGGTCTTTGCTCCCATTTCACAGATGTTTCTGACAATATAGTGCAAAAAGTACATACTGAGAGAAGGTTAAAATGTTTTTCCAGGTTTTAAGAAAACTGCAGTTAGGAGGCCATTTTGGCATGTTGGTCACTTTTCACAAACGAGCATTGAGAGGTGGCAGCTTAGAAGCTTGTGACCACTAACTTCATTATTCAATTAGTGTCACTGTAAAGATTGCAATCAACTGTAACATACAATCATTAAAATTCTGGAATCCTGCAAacatacaaataatttttaatgtgtgaCTAAACTTCgtttttaaagaattttttgaaatttcaggAATTTTTCACCTGAATCAAACTTCAACCATATTCATTTTGTTTCACATAATGTCTATTAtaattttcaacagaaaaaaaattgtaagagtGTTCTTTCTTTCTAGGTCTCATACTTTTTCAGCAGTATGCAGATGGAAGGCCATGTGATCAGTATGTTACACATTTTTTACTATATATAAATCTTATTTGTTTCCTAACAGTGTTGGTAATAACATCGAGTGGTTATGTTGCTCTGTTTCTCCATGCAGATCCTTCATAAACCATCTTTGACTGGTTAGTGTTAAGAAACAGTTCAAATCATCCACTCATTCTGCAACAAATCCACTTAATTTAGCAATTACTGTGGAAAATCAGTGTCCTACGAGTCATCTGTCAGCAGAAAAGTGGTAGTAGCAAAGAGATTGATTTAATATACATGGGTCATTTATTTTAAACCAAACAATATAAAGTATTTGAACCCTTGTAAAatcttgtaattattgtcattttaTTCTACCTATCAAAATAAGAAAGTATACAAAATCCAAGATTTTATGGACATTATCTTTGagcaaataattttcaaagttTCCAAAACTGTGTGACTTGCTACATTCTAACATCTTTAAATACCCATACCTCAAAAACTAACAAATATACCTCAAATCAGTACTAGTATTTCAATTTCTTGTAAGCATTAAAATGTGACTACCATAGTCATAAAAATGCTGAATTTTCTCAAACAATTTTTATTCTTCAAATTCCAAAATCTGAAATTTGTGTTGAGAAAAATGTATGTTCATCAAACAGTTGGCTTATGTCAGTGCCAAATTCCACAATGTTATTCCCACAGGaacatatttttattgttattttactgCAATCTGCAGTCCAGCTGCACATGGTTTGCAGGCTGGTTCAtggaacaataattaaaatttaattactgTACACCAATTGAGCACACTTTGATTTATCATTTTAAAAAACATACAAAAGCATGCCATATTAAGATAAATGTACAAACTAAGTAACATTCTATCTTTTTTGCAGACAATGATTTTTAGTATATTTGCAGAAAATATGGGGAAGCAAAATCTGAATTTATAGTCTCTATGTAATAAATTGTCACCAAATAAAAGAACAGTTTTATAGtcttatgtttttgtttttttttttaattttaggttTCCATTACAACTTATTACTAGCTCAAAAGTCCTACAGACTGGCACTGAATCCTGAGCTTACCAGTAAAACAGGTAATGTTTTTCCTCTGCAATTTGGTGCACACTTTAACAATTGGTATATtagtaacaattttttttacaaaggtTTAAGAATTTACACAAAATGTTGGTTCGGGAAAATTATGCATTTTTATGGATTCGGTAAAGCAATAAATGTTTTCGAAGCTTTTAAGAAAGTTAGAATGGTAAAAATTATAGGTCTcaaacagttgaaggtgtaaaactTCACAAATCGCACAGTTTTTGAAACTTTAAAAATGAGTAACTCTGAACTGAAGGACCAGAAAAGTTTAATTTTGGATTTTTCATACAAACAGGTACCATATTATCTTTGTACAAGAAATTAACAAAATCTTGTGATTCCACAAAACAGGCTGTTGATGCTAATCTTTGTGTAACATCCTGTACAGCTGTTACATCTCTTCCATCATACAACTTGCTGGGGATGGAGGCAAGTGTTACCGGTAATTGTGACATTTCACTATTTAAGATTGCTAACAGAACGAGACAGGTGCCCAGAATACATTCTATCCAAGTCCCATTGCTTAGCATTAAAATTCCAGCAAAGAGAATCAGAAGTGCTGCATGTTTGAGAGGAAATTGTGCCTGGAGCACATGGCAGTGCTAAGTGTACAGAGTGCAACAGTTAAACGAAAGAACTTCAAgagaaattcagcaaatttctaatAAAGAAAAACTGCAAATACTTACGTTAGTAGCAACTTCATACGGTAAAGAAAAATTCAAATGTTTTTTAACAACTGTATACATGGTAAAGAAATCAAGGGTATTATTGACAGAAGATAAAATTGGTTTCACACAAAGTTTTGTAAACTTGGCCGAAAACAGTAGAGAATGTCACAACTATGTGTGTGTCTAATTATCACCAAATGGAAAACTACCAATTACCATTGAAGATGTAAAAGAATTACATATAGCAACTTGTTTGCAATCTGAAAAATTAGGAGTGCATGCTATGTTGCTGTTTTTAGATTGAAGAAAATGACCAgcctatttttttgttttttgccggGATGTGGAACCTTTATAAGATTCTGAAAGTAATTCACGTACATTGGATAAATTAATGAAGATGGTCTATGACTGTTGACTACCTCATCCCAAAAAACTTTAATACTTACTCCTGGTGCTTCATGCTTCGTTAAAATGGATTTTCCAAAAAAAACTATACATGTTTATTTGAGGATATCTGCACAAGGATTTCACTGGCAGAATATTTGAGTTACTTTTTGTCCTTTGGTTGTGTACTATAAAATAGAAGATTGCGTTAAGTCAGTGCTGCGCGAGTGTGATGAACACATTCTATGTTTTCCAGAGAACTACTCTCACCTACATACTGGAACTAACAACACACCCAACATGTCCTCTACTTCAATGATGGCAGTTCGGCACAAATTGAAATCTCTAAGAACTCCATAGATTTGTCATTACAAGTGCAAACATGGGGTAGCTGCTGAATGATTCTTTCACCAACTTTATGAGAACGATGCATGTAATGGAGAAGTTGGTACTGAATATTTAACCACAGAGCAAGTTCACAGCATCCACACGATTTCACGTCAAAAAGGTCTGTCAACATTTGATGAAACTCATGTTTcaagaatatt
This window contains:
- the LOC124711332 gene encoding arginine kinase — encoded protein: MVDAAVLEKLEAGFKKLEASDSKSLLKKYLTREVFDKLKTKKTPSFGSTLLDCIQSGLENHDSGVGIYAPDAEAYTVFADLFDPIIEDYHGGFKKTDKHPPKNFGDVDTLANLDPNGEYVISTRVRCGRSMQGYPFNPCLTEAQYKEMEQKVSTTLSSLEGELKGQFYPLTGMSKEVQQKLIDDHFLFKEGDRFLQAANACRFWPSGRGIYHNDNKTFLVWCNEEDHLRIISMQPGGDLGQVYRRLVHAVNEIEKRIPFSHDDRLGFLTFCPTNLGTTLRASVHIKLPKLAADRTKLEEVAGKFNLQVRGTRGEHTEAEGGVYDISNKRRMGLTEYDAVKEMNDGILELIKIEGSL